In Natrinema salaciae, the following are encoded in one genomic region:
- a CDS encoding MarR family transcriptional regulator has protein sequence MRSQKHRSATQVDPVPDDLESARAKLVYIYLEVTGGATIEELGEVLAMKKINSLSVLHSLSSAGHVERSGSEYVVAN, from the coding sequence ATGCGTTCACAGAAACACCGCTCCGCGACCCAGGTCGATCCGGTTCCCGACGACCTCGAGTCGGCCCGCGCGAAGCTCGTGTACATCTACCTCGAGGTGACCGGCGGCGCGACGATCGAAGAGCTCGGCGAAGTGCTGGCGATGAAGAAGATCAACAGTCTGAGCGTGTTACACTCGCTCTCGAGTGCCGGCCACGTCGAGCGATCGGGATCGGAGTACGTCGTCGCGAACTGA